Proteins co-encoded in one Kribbella solani genomic window:
- a CDS encoding family 2 encapsulin nanocompartment cargo protein polyprenyl transferase — translation MSTLQGTRSAADLLTWSRQQVEPALRAAVETLPPATRRIVAYHFGWADEDGNPAHADGGKAIRPALVLLTAQAVGGTAESALPAAVAVELVHNFSLLHDDVMDCDTARRHRATAWTVFGLGPAILAGDALLGLSFDVLVGSGHPAAGEACRTLGAAVQELVDGQLADAEFETRDDVTPAECVRMAQLKTGALLGCSTALGALFGGGRSDQADHLRLYGEDLGLAYQYVDDLLGIWGEPSVTGKPVFSDLRRRKKSLPVVTALSSGTTAARDLSTLYHREGDLSDTDLATAAALIEASGARATSQSQADALLAAALTELATATTPNPATTELTTLAHLATRRTH, via the coding sequence GCGGCCGACCTGCTTACCTGGAGCCGTCAACAGGTCGAGCCCGCGCTCCGGGCCGCGGTCGAAACGTTGCCCCCGGCAACTCGGCGGATCGTGGCATACCATTTCGGCTGGGCCGACGAGGACGGGAACCCGGCACATGCCGACGGCGGAAAGGCGATCCGGCCGGCGCTGGTTCTGCTGACGGCGCAGGCCGTTGGTGGTACTGCCGAGTCCGCGTTGCCGGCTGCCGTAGCGGTCGAGCTGGTCCACAATTTCTCGTTGCTGCATGACGATGTGATGGATTGCGATACGGCTCGGCGGCATCGGGCCACGGCTTGGACGGTATTCGGGCTTGGGCCGGCGATTCTGGCCGGGGACGCGTTACTGGGGTTGTCGTTCGACGTGCTCGTCGGCAGTGGTCATCCGGCGGCCGGCGAGGCCTGCCGGACACTCGGGGCTGCCGTGCAGGAGCTGGTCGACGGGCAACTGGCCGATGCCGAGTTCGAGACGCGGGACGATGTCACGCCGGCGGAGTGCGTGCGGATGGCGCAGTTGAAGACGGGCGCGTTGCTCGGGTGCAGCACCGCGCTCGGTGCGCTGTTCGGAGGCGGCCGGTCAGACCAAGCGGATCATTTGCGGCTGTACGGCGAGGATCTGGGTTTGGCATACCAATATGTCGACGATCTCCTCGGCATCTGGGGTGAACCTTCCGTCACCGGAAAGCCGGTCTTCTCCGACCTCCGCCGCCGCAAGAAGTCCCTGCCGGTCGTCACCGCTCTCTCTTCAGGAACCACGGCCGCGCGCGACCTGTCGACGCTCTACCACCGCGAAGGCGACCTCTCCGACACCGACCTCGCAACCGCCGCCGCCTTGATCGAAGCATCCGGCGCCCGAGCCACAAGCCAGTCCCAAGCCGACGCCCTCCTAGCCGCCGCCCTAACCGAACTAGCCACGGCCACGACCCCCAACCCCGCCACCACCGAACTAACAACCCTCGCCCACCTAGC